The genomic window AACTCAGCTACAGTAGGAGATACAAATAAACGGTGCAAAGATAAATCGATATAAAAAGCAACGCGCAACCGAGAAATTACTTGCGCTCCCAAGAGGGAATTTCCTCCCAATTCAAAGAAGTTATCGTGAATCCCTACTTGATCTACTTTCAGCATCTCAGCCCAAATTTTGACTAATATTTCTTCTTCTGGGGTACGTGGGGCTACAAAACTTACCTCTATTCCCTCACGGGACTCTGGAACAGGTAAGGCACGTTTATCTACCTTACCGTTAGATGTCAGGGGTAAGGATTCCAGCAGCACAAAAGCACTGGGAATCATGTAACTTGGCAATTGGTCGGTAAGGAAACGACGTATTTCTGCGACGGTGAAAGATTGTTTTGTTTTCAATACCACGTAAGCAACAAGACGTTTACTTCGACTCCGCTCAGTACAAGTATCCCCCGGTTCATCCTCTCGAACTAGCACCACAGTTTCCCAAACATCTGGGTGAGAAGCTAATAATGCCTCAATTTCGCCTAACTCAATGCGGAAACCGCGTATTTTGACTTGATTGTCAATTCGTCCTAAATACTCTAAATCCCCATTGGGCAAATATCGCGCCAAATCCCCGGTTTTGTATAATTTTGACTGCCCAAATGGGTTAGAAATAAAGCGTTCTGCTGTCAGCCCCGGACGATGGAGATAACCGCGTGTTACACCTGCACCACCAACATACATCTCACCCGGAACACCAATTGGTACTGGTTGCTTATACTCATCCAGCACATACACCTGTAAGTCAGGAATTGGACGACCAATCACACTAGCGTTGTGATTCAAATCAGCTTTACTCAGTGGACGATAAGTGACGTGTACGGTGGTTTCTGTAATCCCGTACATATTCACTAATTGCGGTGTTGTGTCGCCATGTCGCTCAAACCAAGGTTGCAAGCTCTTGATTTCTAATGCTTCTCCACCGAAAATGACTAGGCGCAAGTTTAATTCCCCAGCAGTTACACCTGACTGTTCTGCTTGAATTAATTGGCGGAATGCTGATGGTGTTTGGTTGAGAACTGTGACCTGTTGTTGAACTAATAACTTGTAAAATAATTCTGGCGATCGCGTCACTAAATAAGGTACTATTACCAGTCGTCCACCATACAATAATGCACCCCAAATTTCCCATACGGAAAAGTCAAATGCGTAAGAGTGAAACAGTGTCCACACATCATCGCAATTGAATTTATACCAAGCATCTGTGGCTGCAAACAGACGGACTACATTTGAATGGTTGACTAATGTGCCTTTGGGTTGACCTGTGGAACCAGAAGTGTAGATGACGTAGGCTAAATTATCAGTTGTAGAGTTAGTAACAGGATTATCTTTATTTTCTTGGGATATATCTTGCCAGTCTTTATCTAAGCAGACTACACGGGCGCTATGTTCTGGCAGACTAGTGAGCAATTTCTCTTGAGTCAACAGGACTGCAACCTGGGAATCATTGAGCATATATGCCAAACGGTCTTTCGGGTAGTCTGGATCAAGTGGTACATAAGCCCCGCCAGCTTTGAGTATGCCCAATAGTCCTACAATCATTTCTACTGAGCGTTCCACACACAAACCCACCAGCACATCTGCGCCTACACCCAATGACTTCAGGTAGTGCGCCAAAGAGTTAGCACGAGTATTCAACTGTTGGTAAGTCAGTTGTTGATTGTCAAAGACGACGGCTACTGCATCGGGTGTGCGCTCAACTTGCTCCTCAAATAACTGATGGATGCACTTATCATTAGGATATTTGGTTTGAGTATTGTTCCATTCAACTAATAACTGTTGTTGCTCTGGTTGTGTCAGCAGAGGTAATTGCGAAATTCGCTCCTCTGGGTTAGCAACAATTCCTTCTAGCAAAGTGACAAAATGCCCTATCATTCGGGTAATTGTCGCTTCCTCAAATAAGTCAGAGTTGTATTCTAAACTCCCACTCAGCCCTTGCTCAGTTTCCGTTATCAACAAAGTTAAATCAAACTTAGCTGTCTGTGTTTCTACCTCTAAGGGAGTTAGAGATAAACCAGGTAATTCCAATTTTCCCGGCGGCGTATTTAGCAACACGAACATTACCTGGAACAATGGAGAGTAGTTAAGGTTTCTTTCTGGTTGTAAAGCGTCTACTATTTGGTCAAATGGCACATCTTGGTGAGAGTATGCTTCCGTTGCTACTTGGCGTACTCTTTGCAGTAACTCCCAAAAGCTAGGATTGCCTGAAACGTCAGTACGTAACACCAAAATATTGACAAAAAAGCCGATCAGAGATTCTAGTTCGCTACGGTTGCGGTTAGCTATGGGGGAACCGACAAGAATATCTTGTTGATTGCTGTAGCGCGATAGTAAGATGACAAAGCCAGTTAGCAAAGTCATGAATAAGGTTGCGCCTGACTGTTCACTCAGGCTTTTAAGTTGTTGAGTCAGATGCTCATCTAACCCAAAACGCTTGATACCACCACGATTTGTTTGTACAGGTGGGCGAACTCGGTCGGTTGGAAGTTCCAGCAGGGGAGGCGCGTCTGCTAATTGTTGCTTCCAGTAGTTCAGTTGAGAGTCCATGACTTGACCTTGCAACCACTGTCTTTGCCAAACAGCAAAGTCTGCGTACTGGATGGGCAGTTGGGGCAATGGAGAGGGCTTATCAGTAGAAAAAGCTGTGTACAAGGTTGTCAATTCGCGCCACAAAATACCTTCAGACCAACCATCAAAAGCGATATGGTGGACACTCAGGAGTAGCACATATTCCCGATCGCCCAGCTGCACTAAGGAAGACCGTAACAGCGATCCTTGCTCTAAATCAAAGGGTTGTTGAACTTCTTTTTTGACTAGTTGTAAAACTTGAGTTTCTCTTTCTTTTTCAGGAAGTTCTTGAAGATTTACTATAGGTAAAGTTAATTTGAGGCTGGGAGCAATTACCTGAACAGGCTTATTTTGGTCAGCTGAAAACGTAGTCCGCAATGCTTCATGGCGTTGAATAATTTCATTGAGACTACGTTCTAATGCCCAAATATTTAGTGAACCCTGAAGCCGAAAAGCAAAAGAAACATTATAAGTAGAGCTATCTTGCTGTAACTGATAAAGGAACCATAACCTTTCTTGCGAAAAAGACAAAGGTAGGTGTTCATTCCGAGCTACAGATACTAAAGCTGGAGCTTGATTTTGTACTTCGAGAATGCTGGCGATCGCTTGCCAGATATCTTTTCCTGAATTGTTTGGTTCTAATAAATTTCTTTCAGCAGAGTAGCTCATTGTAGTCTTTTTGCTTCAGGTTTTTAGCGATATGCAGGAGTTTCTCAAAATTATTAACTTTGCTTTTGATTAATTAGCTTGACAATAGTTGCTACGCTTTGAAAATTTTCTGCATTCATATCAGTAGTAGCAAATTTAATCCCAAAAGCATTTTGGAGTTTCAAAACAAGCGTCATGGCATTGACAGAATCCAGCCCAATGCTAAAAAGATTGCTAGTATCTGAGAAATCTTCACTATTAATATTTGGTAATAGACTTGAGACAATATTTTTGGTTTTTTGTTCAATTAAATCAATGCTCTTCATGAATTTATAGTTTTTGATAAATCATCAATTAAGTTTTTTCTTAAGACCTTGCCTAATGGACTTTTGGGAATTTCGTCACGAAATTCGATAAGTTTCGGTAATTTAAAATCAGCTAATTTGCTTTTACAGTAAAATAAAATGTCTCTTTCGTCACAATTATCTTGATTTTCAGGGACGATAACTGCCTTAATAATTTCTCCTGCATACAAGCCTTTGATACCAACAACAACAGCTTCTTTAACTTGATGGTGAGTTATCAATATATTTTCTATTTCTAACGGATCGACTTTGTGACCTCCTGTATCAATGAAAATTTGCTTTCTCCCAGTAATATAAATACGTCCGTCTTCATCTTTTTTGCCTAAATCATCAGTTAAAAACGACCCGTTTTTAAATACCTGTTGATTTAATTCTGGTTTATTACTATATCCTTGAGTCAGTGCTTCACTTTTGATGACTATCTCACCAACAGTTCCAGTTGGAAGTTCTTTACCTGCATCATCAATGATTTTAATGTCGATATTTTTTAAAGGACATCCTACAGAATTGTAGGTATTTTTTATATTTTCGTCTAAATTAATTGCAACAGAACCAGCTTCTGTACAACCATAAAGCTGTCTCACAGGGATGCCAAATCTTTGGAGGAATTTATCAAAAATCTCTTTAGATAAAAAGTTACCAGCAGAAAAGCATAGTCTGAGTGTGGATACATCAACCTGTCTGTCATCTGGTGTTTCTGCTAGGGTATTAAAAATATAAGAAACAGCAGGTAAGATAGTAATCTTTTCTTTTTCTATGAGTTCTAATACTCGTAAAATTCTAAAAACAAATGGCACTTCAATGGCTTTACCTTGATGTAGAGATGGCTCTAAAATTACCAAAGTTGCACCATTACAAGTTGCTGCTAGTAAGCAATTTCCTAAGCCATGTGCATGATAAAGTGGCACTACACATAAAATATTATCTGCTAGAGATATATTAGTAGTTTCAGTAAAGTTTTTAATTTCGTGATATAAATTATTTTGAGTTCTACAAACTCTCTTAGGTCTGCCTGTAGAACCAGAAGAATATTGATAAAGTACATCACCTGTAAAAGTAGAGGTACTTTCTGTAATTGTTGAGTTATCTAATTCTTTGGTATGTAGAGCAGTATCATCAAGGACAATTAATTCTATTTTTTTGTCTATTTTTGAAAGTATTTTACGAGTAATTTCTGCCCCATCACTATTAGTAACAATTGCCCTAGCATTGCTATCGATAATGTAGTATTTAATTTCATTATCTTTGAGAAGTGGATTGATTGGCAAAGCTATAGCATTTAATTTAGCAGTCGCGTAAAAGGCGATCGCGAATTCTGGACTGTTGGGTAAAATTAAGGCTATGCAGTCCCCTTGAGCAATACCAATTTTGCTTAAGTCGATACTTAAATGTGTGATATGAGTATACAGTTCTTGATAGGTTATTCTCAATTTATCGTAGGCGATCGCAGTTTTATGAGGGTATTTTTTGGCAATTTCGACAAAGCTTTGTTCTAACATTTTCGTTCGTCCCTCAATTTTAAAACTATCCAGGCTTAAACCAATCCTCTTTATTTAGAAAATAAATCGTTCATTATCTTTAATAAAATAGCTTTCTGGAAACTTTTCTGTAATCATCATTATCGCTTGTCCCTTAGAAAAAACTCGATAAGTTCGAGAAAGCATTCTATCTTCTTTTGAGATATTAAAATAATGAAATAATTCTTCAGATGTTTCTATACCTGAATCAATTATTTCTTTAAAAGTTTCAAGTTTATGCTCTAACCAGAGCCTACCTATTGGTTCCTGCGATTCAATTAGTCTAGACTTGAATCTACTATCTAGTCTTTCAGGTATAATTATAGATTCAGCATAAATAAAATTATTTAAACTAATTTTGCCGCGTAATAAAACTTTTCTATTAATTATTTGAGTATTTACTTCTAAATCTAAAGCAGGAATAGGTTTTGCAATTTCAATGAATTCTTCTGATAATTTAACTAATTGAATTTTTTCTAATAGATAAGCTTCTAAAATTTCTGTCAGTGTTCCATCAGTCGTGAGTAAAATCCTTTGAAAATAACTTAAATTACGCGGTTCAATATATTTGGATGGTAAGATTTTTTGCATTTTTTCATTTATAGTTTATGTAAATATTATGTTAGCAGGAATTTATATAAAACTTGTATATTTACTTGTAGCATCGATGCTGATATCAAATTGCAATCAAATGTAGTATTTTTTACCCTGATTTTCTTGCTTCCCCTGCTTGCAAAAACTAATATTTTTGAATGCAACTCTGTAGGAGTCATGCAGGCTAAACCAGGTATTAATCACTTGCAAAAGGTTTTATGCTTGCGTTTAGTCTGAAGGTTTTATTAACAATTTATTAATTTTCTCCAAATATACAACAAAAAAATGATCTCACTTTTCTCACTAAAACGCAATAACAGTTAAGACATTTAAGAAAATAGTTAAAACATTTAATTTTGACAGTTAAGAAAGTTAAGAAATTTAAGAAATTTAAGCCGACACTGCCGAGTGGACTCACCAGCAAACTTGTAGGACTTACGCACTGAAGTCTGAAACCGAGATTCCCCTTAGTCCTTTAAGAGAGGAACTTCTAAAGCCACACCACTGAAGGAGTTGGAAAACCGCAAGGGCGTAGTGGCTCCCCTTTTTAAGGGGTTTGGGGGATCTCAATGTGTAAGTTCTGATCTGGTAGTTTGTCTAGTGGTAGTGATGAGTCTGTCGCCCTTAAGATTCAATGAGGGATATGCTGAAAAACTCAGTTGATGGTCTTTCTCAGGCATGGGTAAAAGTTGGTAAATATTGGCAAGTAACTTATAACCCAGATTCCGCACTTCAACTTGAAGTACAGAGAGATTACAGTTAAAATCAAAGCAAAAAATCAGGATGATTAAGACCATTGTACTGAACGAACCTACAGTTCAATGGCAAGTTGTGAAACATTAAAATTACTTTTAAATTGACTAAGAATAGTGGTGATTGATGTGAGCTTACCATGAGTACTTTCTTCGCTCCCGCAAAATATGAAACAAGCATATTTTTCCGATCTTCCTCAAAGCCATACTGTATAACGGTTTTAAAATTTACTTGTTAAGAGAGGTTAGAATTTTTATTATTTTTAGTTCAAAATACAACTTACTTACTTTTTTATTAACTGTCTTAACTTTCCTTGACTTTTAGTTTTAGCTAAGAGAAGATAAACTTGCAAATGATATAGCGATCGCTCTCTAGTTATCTAAAAACACATAATTTTATCCAAAAAATTTCCTTTTTCGATAGAATAATTTAATCGTTATTTATCTCTACATATCTTTTGTAAAAAATGATTAACTATGTTAACTAGAGATAAATTGAGTGAGCAATTATGTGTTGAATCGCTAAAAATCTCAACTTGAATATATCAAAGCTAAATTAATAACTCATGAAGAAGGGGTAAGTACTGTAATTAATAAAAATTAACAGTATCATAAAAATGGAAAATTAGCTACTTTCTCAAAGGGATAAAACAGGGCAAGTGCTGTTAGAGAATGTAAGTAAATATAAAACAGGTGAAATTTAAATAACAGTAACAAAAATGTAAATCATAATTAAATAGTATGAAGTTAATATATATGGTTAATACTATTGTTTCTAAAAGTATAAACATCCTCATTTATAATGATTGACTTGATTATGAGATATCAAGTCGGTGGTAGTCTGAAGTATGATGACTCTACATATATTGTCCGTCAAGCAGACGAACAACTTTATACTGGATTAAAAACAGGAAATTTTTGTTACGTCTTAGATTGCCACCAAACAGGTAAATCATCTCTATTACACCGGACTATTCATCGCTTAGAAAAAGAAAATTATATATGTGTTTATCTAAATTCATTCTTATTAGGTATTAATCAAATTACACCTATACAATGGTATAAGGGTATTATTATCAGCTTGTTACATAAGTTAAATCTGACAGAACAGGTCAATTTTCAAAGTTGGTGGGAGCAGCAATCAGAACTCGAACCTGTACAAAAACTATATAAATTTGTTGAACAAGTGTTGCTGAGAGAAATTCAAAATAAGCGTATTTTCATCTTTATCGATAATATTAATAGCCTGCTAAGTTTAAATTTTCCGGTTAACAATTTTTTTATCTGGATTCGTTACTGTTATGAGCAGCAAGCACACAACCCAAGTTTTCAACGCTTGGGTTTTGCTTTGTTTGGTGTAGCCAGTCCATCTAACCTATTTGCCGATCAACATCGAACTCCCTTTAAGATTGGTCAAGCAATTAAGTTATCTGACTTTCAATTACATGAAGCTATGCCCTTAGTTGAAGGTTTAGAAGAAGTAGTCAGCCAGCCACAAGCAATATTGCTACATATTATTCATTGGACAAGAGGACAGCCGTTTCTCACGCAAAAGCTTTGTCAGTTAGTTGTGCAAGTTGCCTTAGAAAGTTATAAAGGAACGATTACCATACCGAACGGGACTGAAGGGTATTGGGTAGAACAATTGGTGCGATCGCATATTATTCAACATTGGGAATTCCAAGATGAACCTGAACATCTGCTTACCATAAGAGACCGCTTACTTTTTGATAAATACAAAGCAAGAAAGTTATTAAAGATTTATCAACGAGTGTTACAAGTAGAGGAACTAAGGAATAGGAACCCAATAGAAAACTTGATACCAGCCGATAATAGTGAAGAACAGACAGAACTGTTGCTATCTGGTTTAGTGGAAAATTATAACGGTTATCTCAGAGTCAAAAATCCGATTTACCGGAGTGTTTTCACTCCTCAATGGGTATCAAGACAGTTAGAAAATCTTTCCATTTCTTGATAGGAGCTAGTAATCACAATACATCTGTTAGATAAGTTCTGCATTGCTCGCCTAAAAAGAGTATAAAATATTACTATTTTTTAGTAAATGTTCGTAGATTTTGGTATTTGGGTTGTGCATAATTACTGCCAAGTTTTCAACCAAATTTTGATTACAAGTAGTTCCACAACTATTAATACTTAGTATTTAGAGTTCTACTAAAGCAATAATATTTTTACAACACATCAACAAAGAAGTTACAACTTATACAAGTTAATAATATTACACTATTTAATTATATTTGTACAAATTCAGGTAAATACAAGAACTGCATTTCTTCACAGAGTTTTTGCAAAACAACTATCCACAGAGTGAAAAAGTGGGAAAAGTGGGAAAGTGGGAAAAGTGGGGAAAGTAAGAAAAGTAGATAATTGATGTCAGTGCTTAATGTCAAGCTAGTATAATGTAACTTACATTTATTAGAATTCCAATGAATTTTAGGTAAAAATGAAATGGCAGTGTATAAAAATTTGCCTACTGAAAATTACATTTTCAGTAGGCAAATAGAAAAAATTATTGCTTGTGTCACTCATTTATAAAAAATATCTGGAACAATAATGTATAAAACTAAACGCAATCGAGGAGCGATACTGACTTATACAGGAATTAAAAGGTTACAATCAGCAATTCTTTCTACGGCGATAGTAGAAAATAAAGGCGAACACTTGAGTTTAGAAGAAATAAGCTCGCGCATTAATGTTTCTACTAGAACTTTGAGTAAATTATGGTCTTTAAATGAATGTGTAGATCAAAAAACTATAAAACTCTGTTTTAGTGCTTTTAATCTAGAATTACACAGCGAAGACTACACCATAGTCAACAAAGCAAATGATTCTGAGACACCTGAATTATCGTCTATTGCAAATATAGAAGAAGATTTATCTCAAAATTACGAATTAACCTCATTTGCCGAAGAAAATCACACACAAACTGAACAGATAGAAAATCTTTGGTCATACCCGGATGGTCCCATACCCCTAGATTCTCCATTTTATATTGAACGTCCTCCAGTAGAGAGAAAAGTTTATCGAGAAATAACTACCAGTGGCTGCGTGATTCGGATTAGGTCTCCCAAACAGATGGGTAAAAGTTCTCTTGTGTTGCGGCTTTGTGCGTTTGCACAGAAACTTGGGTATCAGACTGTCAATCTAAATTGCTACCAACTTAATGGTGAGTGTCTAACAGATTTAAATAAACTGTTGCGTCATATTTGCTGGAAAATTGCAACAGGGTTAGGTATCGATCCCAACCTTAAGGAAAAGTGGAATGAAGAAATTGGCTACAACTTGAGTAGCGGCTTCTATTTAGAAAACTATTTGTTCGAGCAATGTCAAAGCCCGGTGGTTTTAGCGTTGAATGAAGTTGACTGTTTTTTTGAATATCCTCACATTTGTCAAGAGTTTTTTGCTTTATTGAGGTCATGGTGTGAGGAAGCACGACACAATCCTAAGTGGCAAAAGCTGAGGTTAGTAATGGTTTACTCAACCGAAGATTACATCTCTATGGATATTAACCTCTCTCCTTTTAATATTGGTCTACCTATTCGTCTGAACGATTTTACTCAACCACAAGTAGAAGATTTAGCTAAACGGTATGGTTTAAACTCACTTAAAACTAAAGATTTTGCCAAACTGATGTCACTAGTAGGAGGACATCCAGCACTAATTCAGATTAGTTTGTACTATCTTTGCTTTCAAGAAATGACCTTGCAAGAAATAATAAATGATGCGATCGCTAATGGTGGCATCTACCGCGATCATTTATGGAGACATTTTGTCAAGCTGCAAGAAAATCCTAGTCTGGCAAAGATCTATGCTAAAGTACTCCAAGCAAAGCAAGGTATTTGTCTTAATCCTATTGAGGCTTACAAGCTTGAAAGTTTGGGATTAATTCGCTTTGAGGGCGATCGCATCTTACCTCGTTACGGACTCTACCAGACCTATTTTGCAAAACATTTATCTATCGACAATTGTTTGATAGAGTAATAGTAAAGCATTCACTCAATATCAAGTACTGCTTAGGCGCAGCCCGCCATAGGCATCGCAGTAGTAGTTGGCACAACTAAGACTTGGCGACGAATAAGCTGAATTTACGATTAATCAGTCGAAATAGAAGCAGTGGCTTTTTCTATAGCAAGGGACTGGGGACTGGGGACTGGGTGAAAAGTCTTTCTGTGTCAAGTTTTATCATCTTTTGATGTCCTAACCACCTTGGCGGTTGCTATACATTATTTTCAACAAGAGCGTTAAATTGCTCTAATTTTACACAAGTTTAATTATTTTGAATATTTATTAAATAAATATTTCATATCAAATATCAAGCATTTAATATAAGATATTTTCAGTTTGAGATAATTCTTTGCTAACTTTCTTAACTGTCTGATTTTTTCTCTTAACTGTCTTAAGTTTCCTTGCATTTTCGCTTTGATTCTGAAAATATCTAAATGCGTAGATACCAATATATCTTTTGCAAAAGTGCTTTTTGCACTCTTGTGGTCAAAGGGAAAAGGTTAAAGGGAAAGGGGAAAAGACAAAACCTTTCCCCTTTTCCCCTTACGCTTTTCCCGACTTATGCAAGAAATCTAATATCAGTACATCAGCAATTATAAAAAGAATTTAATGGGTAAACAGTACTTACAAACCTGGACAATTCTTTCATTTATAATGCCGAGAGCCTACTATATTCCCTTCAAGGGATTGAGAGGATAGGTTCTCTTGGCAATGGGCGATCGCATCCCAAAATTACCAACTGTTTTCCTTACCTCTCAGGTTGACAACCGAAGCCTTTAAAGAGGCTCAAGCATCATTTTGTTTTTTCGAGGTAGAGTCATGAAAACCATCAAAAATCTAGCTTGTCTTTTCCTGGTTTGCTTAGCCGTCCTTGGCTTGTGGTTCGGTGGAATGCAACCAGCAAATGCCGAGGACACTAAAGCTGAGCCTCCCGAATATCCCGCTATTACATGTGAATACAACGGTCAATACTTTCCCAATCCTGCCGATAAACACAGTTTTTATCAGTGTGCACCTGTAGATAATAATGGAGCACTTCGGGCAGTTCTTCACCAATGTGCAATGGAGGCTGGGACTACAAGGTTGGTTTTCAATCCTGAACTTAATGTTTGTGATTGGACTGACAATGTACCAAGCTCCTGATAGCAACACTTTGTTGTAGCCTTGTGTGTCAAAGTGTGTGTTTGTCCTGTCGATGTTTGACAACAACAGAGCCGTCAACGCTTTCCCAATGTCTGCTTGAGAAAGGGAAAATACACGGGGCAAAGACAGCACAAAGGCTTGAGGTACTTCTAAGACATCCTCTGCTAGAGCTTTGCGCTTTTTCCATGAGCTAGTAGAGGTTTTCCACAGATTTCAGCAGTTGTCACTGAATGATGACGATTTGTCTGAGCAAAGCACCGAGTTGTTGACAGAGCTTGAAGCGTATCTGGATCGACTCAGTGAAGAATGAAACACGATCTTTTTACTAGAGTCAGCGATTTAGAATCTCGCATCAGAGGATCGTATTTGTATTTCGTATGAGGGAAAAATGAAGTTGCAAACCGCCTCACCTGACCAGCCCGGTTTACTGCCCGCATTCTACGATGTGCCTGACAACATGGTAGCTGGGGAGCCTGGTTCGATTATCAAGCTGGAAAAAGTCGATGCCCCTGAGGAAGTTCGCGCCTGGCGCGTAATCTATCGATCGCAAACGGCGGCTGGGATAGCGGTTCCGGTGTCAGGGCTAATTATTGCGCCAAAATCTGCTCGTCCGGGAGCTAATCTGCCCGTTGTCAGTTGGGCGCATGGTACTGTTGGCGCTGCGCGATATTGTGCGCCGTCTAATGTTCCCAACCCAGTCTCGGATTTTGTCGGCTATCCCTCATTCGAGAGTACGGTGCCGAATGATTATGGTATTCCTGGGCTGTCAGCCTTTCTCAAAGCAGG from Tolypothrix sp. NIES-4075 includes these protein-coding regions:
- a CDS encoding non-ribosomal peptide synthetase, with amino-acid sequence MSYSAERNLLEPNNSGKDIWQAIASILEVQNQAPALVSVARNEHLPLSFSQERLWFLYQLQQDSSTYNVSFAFRLQGSLNIWALERSLNEIIQRHEALRTTFSADQNKPVQVIAPSLKLTLPIVNLQELPEKERETQVLQLVKKEVQQPFDLEQGSLLRSSLVQLGDREYVLLLSVHHIAFDGWSEGILWRELTTLYTAFSTDKPSPLPQLPIQYADFAVWQRQWLQGQVMDSQLNYWKQQLADAPPLLELPTDRVRPPVQTNRGGIKRFGLDEHLTQQLKSLSEQSGATLFMTLLTGFVILLSRYSNQQDILVGSPIANRNRSELESLIGFFVNILVLRTDVSGNPSFWELLQRVRQVATEAYSHQDVPFDQIVDALQPERNLNYSPLFQVMFVLLNTPPGKLELPGLSLTPLEVETQTAKFDLTLLITETEQGLSGSLEYNSDLFEEATITRMIGHFVTLLEGIVANPEERISQLPLLTQPEQQQLLVEWNNTQTKYPNDKCIHQLFEEQVERTPDAVAVVFDNQQLTYQQLNTRANSLAHYLKSLGVGADVLVGLCVERSVEMIVGLLGILKAGGAYVPLDPDYPKDRLAYMLNDSQVAVLLTQEKLLTSLPEHSARVVCLDKDWQDISQENKDNPVTNSTTDNLAYVIYTSGSTGQPKGTLVNHSNVVRLFAATDAWYKFNCDDVWTLFHSYAFDFSVWEIWGALLYGGRLVIVPYLVTRSPELFYKLLVQQQVTVLNQTPSAFRQLIQAEQSGVTAGELNLRLVIFGGEALEIKSLQPWFERHGDTTPQLVNMYGITETTVHVTYRPLSKADLNHNASVIGRPIPDLQVYVLDEYKQPVPIGVPGEMYVGGAGVTRGYLHRPGLTAERFISNPFGQSKLYKTGDLARYLPNGDLEYLGRIDNQVKIRGFRIELGEIEALLASHPDVWETVVLVREDEPGDTCTERSRSKRLVAYVVLKTKQSFTVAEIRRFLTDQLPSYMIPSAFVLLESLPLTSNGKVDKRALPVPESREGIEVSFVAPRTPEEEILVKIWAEMLKVDQVGIHDNFFELGGNSLLGAQVISRLRVAFYIDLSLHRLFVSPTVAELAHNIEVLRIARENEEILMTVTEEEYEEGSL
- a CDS encoding acyl carrier protein, which encodes MKSIDLIEQKTKNIVSSLLPNINSEDFSDTSNLFSIGLDSVNAMTLVLKLQNAFGIKFATTDMNAENFQSVATIVKLINQKQS
- a CDS encoding class I adenylate-forming enzyme family protein, producing the protein MLEQSFVEIAKKYPHKTAIAYDKLRITYQELYTHITHLSIDLSKIGIAQGDCIALILPNSPEFAIAFYATAKLNAIALPINPLLKDNEIKYYIIDSNARAIVTNSDGAEITRKILSKIDKKIELIVLDDTALHTKELDNSTITESTSTFTGDVLYQYSSGSTGRPKRVCRTQNNLYHEIKNFTETTNISLADNILCVVPLYHAHGLGNCLLAATCNGATLVILEPSLHQGKAIEVPFVFRILRVLELIEKEKITILPAVSYIFNTLAETPDDRQVDVSTLRLCFSAGNFLSKEIFDKFLQRFGIPVRQLYGCTEAGSVAINLDENIKNTYNSVGCPLKNIDIKIIDDAGKELPTGTVGEIVIKSEALTQGYSNKPELNQQVFKNGSFLTDDLGKKDEDGRIYITGRKQIFIDTGGHKVDPLEIENILITHHQVKEAVVVGIKGLYAGEIIKAVIVPENQDNCDERDILFYCKSKLADFKLPKLIEFRDEIPKSPLGKVLRKNLIDDLSKTINS
- a CDS encoding chorismate--pyruvate lyase family protein, yielding MQKILPSKYIEPRNLSYFQRILLTTDGTLTEILEAYLLEKIQLVKLSEEFIEIAKPIPALDLEVNTQIINRKVLLRGKISLNNFIYAESIIIPERLDSRFKSRLIESQEPIGRLWLEHKLETFKEIIDSGIETSEELFHYFNISKEDRMLSRTYRVFSKGQAIMMITEKFPESYFIKDNERFIF
- a CDS encoding AAA-like domain-containing protein, translating into MRYQVGGSLKYDDSTYIVRQADEQLYTGLKTGNFCYVLDCHQTGKSSLLHRTIHRLEKENYICVYLNSFLLGINQITPIQWYKGIIISLLHKLNLTEQVNFQSWWEQQSELEPVQKLYKFVEQVLLREIQNKRIFIFIDNINSLLSLNFPVNNFFIWIRYCYEQQAHNPSFQRLGFALFGVASPSNLFADQHRTPFKIGQAIKLSDFQLHEAMPLVEGLEEVVSQPQAILLHIIHWTRGQPFLTQKLCQLVVQVALESYKGTITIPNGTEGYWVEQLVRSHIIQHWEFQDEPEHLLTIRDRLLFDKYKARKLLKIYQRVLQVEELRNRNPIENLIPADNSEEQTELLLSGLVENYNGYLRVKNPIYRSVFTPQWVSRQLENLSIS
- a CDS encoding AAA-like domain-containing protein, with product MYKTKRNRGAILTYTGIKRLQSAILSTAIVENKGEHLSLEEISSRINVSTRTLSKLWSLNECVDQKTIKLCFSAFNLELHSEDYTIVNKANDSETPELSSIANIEEDLSQNYELTSFAEENHTQTEQIENLWSYPDGPIPLDSPFYIERPPVERKVYREITTSGCVIRIRSPKQMGKSSLVLRLCAFAQKLGYQTVNLNCYQLNGECLTDLNKLLRHICWKIATGLGIDPNLKEKWNEEIGYNLSSGFYLENYLFEQCQSPVVLALNEVDCFFEYPHICQEFFALLRSWCEEARHNPKWQKLRLVMVYSTEDYISMDINLSPFNIGLPIRLNDFTQPQVEDLAKRYGLNSLKTKDFAKLMSLVGGHPALIQISLYYLCFQEMTLQEIINDAIANGGIYRDHLWRHFVKLQENPSLAKIYAKVLQAKQGICLNPIEAYKLESLGLIRFEGDRILPRYGLYQTYFAKHLSIDNCLIE
- a CDS encoding chitin binding peritrophin-A domain-containing protein — its product is MKTIKNLACLFLVCLAVLGLWFGGMQPANAEDTKAEPPEYPAITCEYNGQYFPNPADKHSFYQCAPVDNNGALRAVLHQCAMEAGTTRLVFNPELNVCDWTDNVPSS
- a CDS encoding lipase family protein → MKLQTASPDQPGLLPAFYDVPDNMVAGEPGSIIKLEKVDAPEEVRAWRVIYRSQTAAGIAVPVSGLIIAPKSARPGANLPVVSWAHGTVGAARYCAPSNVPNPVSDFVGYPSFESTVPNDYGIPGLSAFLKAGYVVVATDYQGLGAGQNHEYIVGLSQARNAIDIARAARSVSQAGASDRVAVLGWSQGGLAALIAGENAYYAPDLDIVGGSRFSPRQPSNLSDSRNFPTIDWRPANGAQHSPHQGLYLGIS